Proteins co-encoded in one Trueperella abortisuis genomic window:
- a CDS encoding ATP-binding protein, translating to MGFPTTSDSAAFNRAPFHSPALDSATFGVQPSIPIVDARPLDVVMLSTDPLTASVPHWLAEGLRGECIVHHMAGIEELREREGELDELAVITLTVDKHGLAAHHPVYEFITEPGHEDIRVVLLTTEREVSGLSTLADSNRLDLLAYLPDVPRLPFTRDIRTQLRRYRKNTRVKAGGRRERATVDERFALNLDASDLEIVHRIVELADELLGYQPRVHHPPNTRLTTEGERVEEITLALSGQVALEMRSDVGAVTMHRSTTGRLIGMLALTSGRNAFFTSRTTTNVVAVQLTFEQMNYIWSHSSEIPSLVAALFVRSFDRRLRRSEDIQIEQVELTAELERERANLAQALSNLEAARAELMSQARFASLGELAAGVAHELNNPMAAIERIGDHLYDDVHALARTAKDQKWARRVLAAMDGAHGAASLTTREERQVRRELEKALGDRAAAQRLVLAGIHDPAFATEIKRSRGIDVETVELAASIGTGLRNISTATHRVTELVASLRSYARPDGDPITDVDVHVGLDDTLRLVSHRLLNVKVERDFHTIPHITGNPGQLSQVWTNLITNAAEAMADQPDARIRITTGVDGPNVIVAIADNGPGIAPEIQKNMFEPRFTTKGGQVRFGMGIGLSVVRNMVSRHGGTVRVDTGPGSTTFTVSLPIAGPPAASPGPAASPGVAADDPTAIHRPDHIPLRPTHTTEQEES from the coding sequence ATGGGTTTCCCGACGACGTCCGATTCGGCCGCGTTCAACCGCGCGCCGTTCCACTCCCCCGCGCTCGACTCGGCCACATTCGGCGTCCAGCCGTCGATCCCGATCGTGGACGCGCGCCCGCTCGACGTCGTCATGCTCAGCACGGACCCGCTCACCGCCTCGGTCCCACACTGGCTCGCGGAGGGGCTGCGCGGGGAGTGCATCGTCCACCACATGGCAGGCATCGAGGAGTTGCGCGAGCGGGAGGGGGAGCTGGATGAGCTGGCGGTCATCACGCTCACCGTAGACAAGCACGGCCTTGCCGCGCACCACCCCGTCTACGAGTTCATCACCGAACCTGGCCACGAGGACATCCGCGTGGTACTGCTGACCACGGAGCGGGAGGTCAGCGGCCTGTCCACGCTCGCCGACTCCAACCGGCTCGACCTGCTCGCCTACCTCCCCGATGTCCCGCGCCTGCCCTTCACCCGCGACATCCGCACCCAGCTGCGCCGCTACCGCAAGAACACGCGTGTCAAGGCGGGCGGGCGCCGCGAGCGCGCCACTGTCGACGAACGATTCGCCCTCAACCTCGACGCCTCCGACCTGGAGATCGTCCACCGGATCGTTGAGCTCGCCGACGAGCTGCTCGGCTATCAGCCGCGCGTCCACCACCCGCCCAACACGCGCCTGACCACCGAGGGCGAGCGGGTCGAGGAGATCACGCTGGCGCTGTCGGGGCAGGTCGCCCTCGAGATGCGTTCCGACGTCGGCGCGGTCACCATGCATCGCTCCACAACGGGGCGGCTCATCGGCATGCTCGCCCTGACCTCGGGCCGCAACGCGTTCTTCACCTCCCGCACGACAACAAACGTGGTCGCCGTCCAGCTCACCTTCGAGCAGATGAACTACATCTGGAGCCACAGTTCCGAGATCCCCTCGCTGGTGGCGGCCCTGTTTGTGCGCTCCTTCGACCGTCGCCTGCGCCGCTCTGAGGACATCCAGATCGAGCAGGTGGAGCTCACCGCCGAGCTTGAGCGCGAACGCGCCAACCTCGCCCAGGCGCTCAGCAACCTCGAGGCGGCCCGCGCCGAGCTGATGAGCCAGGCCCGCTTCGCCTCGCTCGGTGAGCTCGCGGCCGGCGTCGCCCACGAACTCAACAACCCCATGGCCGCCATCGAGCGCATCGGGGATCATCTGTACGACGACGTCCACGCCCTAGCTCGCACCGCGAAGGACCAGAAGTGGGCGCGGCGGGTGCTGGCGGCAATGGACGGCGCCCACGGAGCTGCCTCGCTCACCACCCGCGAGGAGCGCCAGGTCCGCCGCGAGCTGGAGAAAGCGCTGGGGGATCGGGCGGCTGCCCAACGGCTGGTGCTGGCCGGCATCCACGACCCCGCCTTCGCCACGGAGATTAAGCGCTCGCGCGGCATCGACGTGGAGACCGTGGAGCTGGCGGCGTCAATCGGCACGGGCCTGCGCAACATCTCAACGGCGACCCACCGCGTGACGGAGCTCGTCGCCTCGCTGCGCTCCTATGCGCGCCCGGACGGCGATCCGATCACGGATGTTGACGTTCACGTCGGGCTCGACGACACCCTCCGGCTCGTCTCTCACCGCCTGCTCAACGTCAAGGTCGAACGCGATTTCCACACCATCCCCCACATCACCGGCAACCCCGGCCAGCTCTCGCAGGTGTGGACGAACCTCATCACCAACGCCGCCGAGGCGATGGCCGACCAGCCCGATGCCCGCATCCGCATCACGACGGGTGTGGACGGGCCGAACGTCATCGTCGCGATCGCGGACAACGGCCCCGGCATCGCGCCCGAGATCCAGAAAAACATGTTCGAGCCGCGCTTCACCACGAAGGGTGGCCAGGTGCGTTTCGGGATGGGGATCGGGCTGTCGGTAGTGCGCAACATGGTCTCGCGCCACGGCGGCACCGTCCGCGTCGACACCGGCCCGGGCAGCACCACCTTCACCGTCTCGCTTCCGATCGCCGGCCCTCCGGCGGCTTCCCCCGGCCCGGCGGCTTCCCCCGGCGTGGCGGCGGACGACCCCACCGCCATCCACCGACCCGACCACATCCCCCTCAGACCAACCCACACCACCGAGCAGGAGGAATCATGA
- a CDS encoding response regulator: protein MKLAILIVEDEPEVRASIERDLIDFADVARIEPAEDVEDAWEVVDEIDGAGDALALALCDHRMPGTTGVDFLVQMMDDERTVDTRKVLVTGQADLSDTIRAVNDADLEHYIAKPWQPEELRRIVRQMLTDYVEITGINPLPHLAVLDPERAMELARDFSIAD from the coding sequence ATGAAACTTGCGATTCTCATCGTCGAGGACGAGCCGGAGGTGCGTGCCTCCATCGAGCGCGACCTCATTGACTTCGCCGACGTCGCCCGCATCGAACCCGCCGAGGACGTCGAGGACGCCTGGGAGGTGGTCGACGAGATCGACGGCGCCGGCGATGCGCTCGCGCTCGCACTGTGCGACCACCGCATGCCCGGCACCACCGGCGTGGACTTCCTCGTGCAGATGATGGACGACGAACGCACCGTTGACACCCGCAAGGTGCTCGTGACCGGGCAGGCCGACCTGTCCGACACGATCCGTGCCGTCAACGATGCCGATCTTGAGCACTACATCGCCAAGCCCTGGCAACCCGAGGAGCTGCGCAGGATCGTCAGGCAGATGCTGACCGACTACGTGGAAATCACCGGGATCAACCCGTTGCCGCACCTGGCCGTGCTCGATCCGGAGCGCGCGATGGAGCTAGCCCGGGACTTCTCGATCGCCGACTAA